The genome window GAATACAAGCAATACAAGAGATTAGCTAGCAATAAGCATATGTTACTTAGATCTCTGGAGCAATAAGCATCGATTACTTAGATCTATATCATTCCTCTAACTGCATCGTCATGGTCAGTCAACCCTTGTCATTCTTCTTCAAATATGCTAGATTAATTCACACAGAAAGGGATATCTTCTAAGCCAATTGTTTTCTTACTCCCACGCTCGTCCAATTAAAGCCTAAAAAACCTCCTTGATCACCAGTGTAGCTCACCTCAGTTCCAACTTTCCATGTAATTGGTTTGTTGGAACACATTAGACCAGTTACTTGATAAGTGTTTCACACATTCAATTATCGTATCTcatgtaaaaatatttattttccgTTGCAAAACAAAGCACGGACTTTTGACTAGTGAATAAGAAAAGCTATAAGAAACCGAAACAAAAAGAAACAGCAATATCTCAAAGTCACACAACACTACCCCACCCCTTCCAACGATCTTTCCCCTCTGCTACCTGAACACACGCCTCCTCTTCATCTCTAATCTCCTCTTCCCCGCGCGCGGCCTCCCCATGCATCAACACCGCAACCACCCTCGCCACGGCCGTCTCCAACCATGAACGACGTAAACCCTAGACAACCAACACGCACAGCACATAGCTAGACAAACAGAGACGCACGCGAGCTAGCTTCAGGCTTTCAGCCATGCGGCGATCGGACTCGGAAGACCGGTGCAAGCGGCACCCGGAGCACCGGCTGTCCAAGGGCGTCTGCCCGTCCTGCCTCCGCGACCGCCTCGCCCAcctctccgcctcctcctccgccgccaccaccaccacgcgcgcctcctcctcggccaccACCTCCCCGTACTCCTCCGCGGGCTCGTCCCCTCCGCCCCACCACGTCGCGCTCTCGGCGGACGTCAGCTCGGTCCACGTCTTCGGCGGTCCCACCTCCAACGGCTCCTCCTTCATCAACGTCGCTGCCTTCTCGCAGCCGCTGATGACGACCTCCGTTAAGAAACCTGCAGGGAGGCAAGAGGACGCGGGCAGGGAGTCTGTGCAGGGGAAGGGGGaggtcaagaagaagaagaagaagagcggCAAGAAGAAGATAGGGAGGTTCCTGTCGAGGCTCGTGGGAGCGGAGAAGCGGCGGCAAACCGGCGACGGCGAGCTCTTCCACTCCAAGACCATGAAGGATAAGACGTCGTCCAAGTGGGTATTCTTCTGAAATCTCATGAGACGGTGGCACCAGGCAAGCTTGCAAGATACGCTCAACCAGTTCTTGTTAATCTTTCCTTTACTCTCCCTCGCTTTTTTCAGGTACTTCTGTGCttgattttgagatttttttggGTTGTGTGTACCAAATTAAGTAATTAACCTCTTGGCgattttgtacttcatcatAAGCATATTTTAAGGGCACGTATGTGAGAAATTGTATATGCTTATTTATTCTGTAAAATTAGAAAATTCAAGAACAACGTTATATATGCATGCCAAATTACTTGTCCTGTACAGTTTGTGCtacgatattttttttaaaaaaattttgTGAAGGATATGGGAGCTTCTCTTTTTGAAACCGCGAATTATCTGGTAACTTTGCAGATTCCAAGTCACCTTAGAGCTAGACACATCCTTTATCTATTGTACTTAGATGACATGTATAAGACACGAAAATAACTTATGGAGTAGGCAGAATCAATGAAACAAAATCCTGTAAGGAATTCGATGAAAGAAAAGAGCATTTTTGTCAATGTATTTTGAGTGCTGAATGGTCATATAATCATCCAAGAGCTCATTTCATTTTTAGTTGTTATTTGGTACCATTGTGATTTgtaaatcccccccccccccctttggtGGTGCTTCTTCTGGCGACCTGAATCAATGAATCCTTTGCCCGTCTCTTTTGCTGGTGTCGTGTCGTTTCGATGTGGTTTGTCGTGATTCGTACTTATTTGTTTTCATTTGGTCCGACTCCATCCCTCCACCTGCTTGGTTGGACAGGGTAGCTCAACAACGCAGTATCATCTGAAGTTGCCACACCCGGGGCATGGATTTTCTCACCCTAAGATGAGACTTGTGCTTGGGACCCTGCAGCCACGACGAAACAGGAAGAAACATTCATGCAAGCGTGTAAGACAAACAAAACACTCGGTCAAGGAAACAATAAAATCTTGGCGAAGCCATTCTGATCCTTCGTGCAAGCCTCTAAAATACAGacgaaccaaaaaaaaaaaccaagttGACCATACTCTGTATCTGACCAGATTGGTTACATTTGATTGGATGAGGTAACCACAACTACAATAATATACTTAGCAATCGTGACATCCAGCTCGATCGGCCGGCCGTTGTAAGGTGCAACCAGAAAGGAAGAATTTTTCCAGGTACCAATTGCCAGGAGCTAGCAAGCTTGCAAGGGGTGTTGTGCGCGACACCAACTGTGAACTGTCGGCTGTGGGAGTTGCACGGTAGCACTTGCACGCCTGAGACTGGGAGGGGTCACCGATGGATTCGATGTGGACCTCGGAGCGACTTGGACTGACAATTCCTTCCGTTACGTGGAAAGCAGGAGAGCCAGCGCAGCCTGCACGCACGGCCGCTTTTTGTTAGGGATTCTCGGCGAACGAACCGATGATGGTGTCTGGTCTCTGCCTCTGGTGGGTCAGGGTCACCGTTCCCCAAGTGCGGTGCAGGGCGGGAGCAGGGCCGTCGATTATCAGGTTCAGGTGCCCCAGCCGCGCTGAGGCTCAAATGTCAGGGCCCCATCTTACTTAACTAGTACTCCTCTTATCTTTGAATTTTCTATTAGGtgatagtaaaaaaattattcaagtAAGCACTACTCTTATCTTTGAACTTTCTTACCTCCTAATTCTCCTCCTCCCATGTAACTCGTGATTTCTCCACACTAATCCCACTTTGGTGGCAATATAGTGGATAGAATCTCCCTACCTCCCTTCTTACTACTCGATCTTTTTGAAAGTTAACTCCTCTCTATTCTATGCAccctgaaaaaaaaatgtcatcaACTCTCATTTATTCATTGCATATTGTTTTTGAGCTCAAACACATAGTTTTTCTTCTCAATTTGTGTTCACTAATATTTGTGATTCTGAGAATTGATTAGGGATAGAGACTATCCACCAAAGAGGGTGGGGTCTGCCTGTTGGGTGGGGGAGGGGGCTCATGCCCCTTTTACCTCCCAGTTACTCCGCCTCTAGATAGCAgtctaaaattaaatttagtGTAGGGCCTTGGGCGGGAGCATAGAGTAGAAAACTatactttattttttcatgGTGCAAAACAGCACCTTTCGCACGGCGAAGTCCAGCCAAATCACGAGGAATTATTGAGCTCCGTAGGTTTCTGTTATGATCCGCGATCAACACATACACATGGCACGATCACAAGTACGCTTTACTGAATTCAAGAGAGGTTTGAGGTAGCACAACATAGGTATGGGgtagaagagagaagaacatgaGAAGGTAGTTAGATTCGTGTTCAATATTTAGATCTCCATGGCTAGTTGCACTCCCGCTATAAGACAACTTCCCGCTTCACCCGTGTGGACTCATTTGGCCCACTTGGATCTCCAGTATAGTTTGTTGGGTTGGCGAGTAGCTTTGCTTTTGTATGGGCCTTCTCTCCATTCCTAGCTTGCTGGCCTTCACTCGGAACTCCTCTTGTCGTTGAGGTAGCAGGGCTCATAATAATCCCTCCACCCTTTATTATCGGCTTGTCTGCAAGCCAGTGTAGATGGAAGGTGATGTTGCAGCTTGGACAACCTCTCCCAGGTGGCAAGAGAAGCAAGTTGGCCTTACCATTGCACCAGGACTTCCTCCACAACCTTCGTTCCATGCCGATGCAATCGCCGTTGAAGGAAGCGAGCTGGAGCTGTTGTCGGTATTTCTTTAGATAGCGGTTTAGGATGTCTCGCAGTACAATATGCAGCTAGTGGTAGGTCTCGACGCAGTTGACTGATATGAATTACTGGGTGTATCTTTCTTGTCTCTGGCAATCGCAACTTGTAGGCCACTGCTCTGACTCTGTGCAGAACCTGAAATGGACTGAAATATCAAAATACTAATTTGTGATTAGCACTGTCAGTTATAAATGTTTGAATATAAGGTTGTAATTTCAAAAACACCCAATCTCCTTCCTTGAATTGCCTCTCAGATCTGCTTGGCTTTTCATGCGTTGATTAGCTCTTTGCAAATGCTGGCAAAGCAAGACAATTCTTCAGATCTGCATCCCCACAAATAACAGAATCCACGATTTTGAAGTGATGTGGTGCGtgaccatacaaagctttaaaTGGAGATAATGCCAACACTGAATGATATGTAATTTTGTAACAAAACTCGGCTAGAGCTAACCAAGAATGCCACTTGCTCGGGATTGAATGCACAAAGCACCGTAAATATGCTTCTAGACATTTGGGGATAGTACGCCGAGCTCACATGTAATTGAGTGTCAGCTAAAGTAAACGATTCCTTCCAAAGAGTACTTGTAAATATTTTATCTCTATCAGAAATAATTGATTGAGGTAATCCATAAAGATTGAAAACATGCGTCAAATACTGATGTGCAACTTGCCAGCAGTGAAAGGATGAGCAAGGGGAATAAAGTGTGCATACCAAGTTAACTTGTCGACCACAACCATTATGCAATTGTATGCTTTGGACCGAGGTAATCTTTTAATGAAATCCAAAGAAATGACATGCCAAGCTTGCACAAGAACCGGCAAAGGCTGTAGTAATCCAGGGTACCTTACATGTTCACTTTTTGCTTGTTTGCAGATGACACACTGGTCAACAAACTCATAGACTTGTCTTTTAATCCAGGCCAAGCAAGCAACTTCCTCGCCCTCCTGTAAGTGACTTGTATACCTGAATGTCCAGCTACAACACTTTCATGAAAGCTTTTAAGATGTTCTGCTGCATTAGTTGATTATTTCCTACCCATATTCTTCCTTTATATATGATGACTCCCTAAGCTAGAATACAAGGTGGCACCTTGTTAGGATTGACACTGAGCTGAGCCAACAGTTTTTGAGCTTCTGAGTCCTTGGCACATACTTTCACAATATCTTAAATCCAAGCTGGTACACATGAAGAATAGCCACCAATTCAGCTCCTTCAGTGGGCACTACTCGAGAAAGAGCATATGTAGTTGTATTATCAATTCATTTTTTGTACATAATCATATACTGCAGCTCTTGGAGTTTGAACAATGCTTTCTGTTGTGAAGGGGTGGACAATCTTTGATCTTGCAGGTGTGATAAACTCTTTTGATCAGTCTTAATGATGAATTCATCAGCTTGTAGATAGGCCCTCCAATGTTCATCTGCCAAAATAATTGCAAAACATTCCTTCTCATAAGTGGACAACTACCTATTCTTGGCCCCCAAAGACTTACTCAAATATTCCAAAGTGTGCCCATCCTGAATTAACACAACCCTAATTCCTTTGTCTGATGCATCTGTTTCAATCATGAATGGTTTTTGAAAATTGGGCAATGCTAAGACTGGGGTTGATATGAAGGCTTGCTTTAGTATTAGAAATGATTCTTCCTCCACATTGGTCCAATCAAACACCACATGCTTCTTAAAAAGATCAGTGAGAGGCCTGCCCAATAACCCAATTTTTTTGATGAACTTTCGGTAATAACCGACAAGTCCCAAGAACCCCTTTACTTCATTCATAGATTTATGTCGAGGCTAATTCTTCACAGAGACAATATACTTTGGATCTACAATGACTTCTGCTGCAGAAATCACATGGCCTAAGTAAGTGAGCTGCTGTCGAGCAAAGGCACACTTTGATCTCTTAATGTGCAGACAATGTTCTGACAGCAGGCTGAAGACTCGCCACAACACCTCGACGTGTTATTCCAGAGATTGACTATAAATCAAaatgtcatcgatgaacacTAGAACCCCTTTTCTTAACAATGGGCTCAAGATAGTGTTCATGGCATTTTGAAACGTAGCTGGTGCTCCTGTCAGGCTGAAGGTCATGACCTTGTACTCATAATGAGCACAATGCATTTTGAATGCAGGTTTTGGTTCATCAACAGTAACCATATGTATTTGATGATAATCCGCCATCAAATCCAAAGTGGTGAACCAGCTAGAACCTAACAATTCGTCTAATAAGTCATCTATTATAGGTAGTGGATACCTGTTTTTGACTGTAATGGCGTTTAACTGACGGTAATCCACACATAGGCGCCATGAGCCATCCTTCTTGCCGACCAATAATGTTGGAGAGGCAAATGGGTTGTTGTTGTGTTGGATTATTCCCTGAGTCAACATCTCCTTAACCTGCCATTCGATTTCATCCTTTTACTAAGGATTATATCTATAGGGCCTGACATTCACCGGTTTTGTGTCTGGCAATAGAGAGATATAGCGATAAAACATTCCAAATGGTGGCAGCCCTGTTGGCTCATCAAACAGGTGAACAAATTCACTGAGTAATTATggggaactgtccaaatagtactctaattaattattaagctgatcatttatataattacgacttcaatgattaaccagaataccatcctggtagtcccagTATGTGTTTTCCAGCCTAAGATCTGAATACATACATTTACAACATGATTCACCATATCAAGACCtaacaaagagcgagtaataaaattaGATTATAAGTCTTTAAGAGATTAcaattttgcaataatttacATAACGAACACTAGGAGGATAAAACATAGTTTTATCTCATAATGGGTCAGAGTCAATACGCATCAGAAAAACACATGAacgacaaaagatgggtagtgcTATGTGCCCATAAGCTCCACCCCAAAAGACATCTCCCGAGTAGGTAGCACTACTCTTTCCCGTCGCCAACATCGGCGGGTATGAAGTAACCAAAAACTAATTATTCATCACCTGAAAAGAAAACAAGCATCGTGAGTACGAAgttactcgcaagatttaatccatattgAGTACTTAGTAATAACCCAACTCAAGGAGAATGTATTTAAAGATGCGTAGCAAGAAATCGACCATAAAagttaaatgaatttattatGCAAAAGCGATTTCGACTCAAGTATGACCTTCTATAACCTAGCATAAACCCTTCTATCCTGAGATTATCAACATATCATATCTGTCattagaaccatctcaactcaCCATCAACATCACCATTCATTTCATAGCATACCATGACATCATCCTAATATCGAAACTTTACAATTGATGCAAATAtgataattcgaattgatcttataTCATAtaggggtacatctttatccacacgacatgaggaccatttGACTTGTGCTACCCGCTTAAGTACACACAAGAGgatactcatgacaaccttttaCAATTGAGCCCTAACCGTTTGAACATATAATTATAGGTACGGaggtccactagggctactTTCAGAGCACCCTAAATACACTTAAAGGTGTGGATAttgctagaactactcctcgaacAAACTAGATACTTGTATAAACCTATTATACCCACAACACCTCTATAAACCTATTATACCCACAACACCTTTATGACattcgccaatgctttcgttctGCTATCATCGTTTAGTCTGCTATCATTTATCTAATAGAGTTGTTTAtgtgaagtctttaatgtaaaagTTTAACGGTTGTAagataaagtattgcttttgttacttcacatatgatatccttatgtgtgttaaacttacTGGGCACATATAAGTTGTACttagttttgtccgttaaaccgggtgtgacagataaTCATTGTAATATCCATACCTTAAATGATAAATCATGTCAGAAGAGAGACCTTCAATGGTCGAAGAACCACATAGCTACAGCGGATCCGAAGCGTAGTCCTCATCTTCATTGGTAACTCCACATGTAAATTCAATGGAGAACACTTCCCTAGAGTGCATCTTCTTTCATATTGTATTTGAAATCtttcccaactgagtgtttggttataATAAGTGTGAGTGCATGTCGTACTTAATAAGTTGTGAGGGAATAATATgtatatgaaggctttaactAGGATaaggctcttttgcataaaatattatttaaataaaaatatttgaaaagcaaCATTAATTAAGTAAATAAATGTAAATATCCAACCACCCCAAAATTCAAactatcttgacttaaccaactggCCAAATCAACCAAGGTTCCCATCGCCAAGATTGAACCACTGACAAACCACatcaaccatggctcccaccgCCAAGGTTGAACCACTGACAAACCACTTCAAccatgattcccaccatcgtgATTGATCGACACCTTAACTATGGTTACCACAACCACAGTTGACCAATCCaacctgtcggtgaatcaggaaccaggggtccccgaatcccgaggccaggccagcattctgtcacgtggcgccctcccgcggggatatctctgcgaggtaaaaaagactaagtcccgggagagcgcgctcggggccacagtcggtggcccccgagtacccgggttccccgatgacttatgaagactaagtgaccaggaagaaagtgctcgggaggtgaacagtgacccccgagcacccaagtcccccgacaacTAGGAGAACCGAGTGCCCCGAGGGCCCAACGagggaagttccgggagagagtgctcggggctacgagcagcagcccccgagcactcggttcctcgaggatccgtacagtcaagaccgggagagagtgctcgggccatgaacagtggcccccgggcactcggttccccgaggaccaagaaagggcgtcctcgggagagagtgctcggggaggtgaacagtgaccccccgagcactcggttccccgacgacccaggaagccccccgtcagtggcccccacaggggtccagcgatgaggtgtcagccagtcaaaggcccgaggccgcatttaagagcgcgtgtggcctgtcacctctaactgctcccgcgacgctcggtgtcagttcctgccatattctggcagaagggcgtggggacatttaatgcacgggtcccatcccgtgccatccgacgcgcctcgggatagcatcgcgaggcccgaggtgtTTCGTCTCCTGCGTTGCGGTGGCAGGCGAGCAAGACCGGGCGCGCAAgccaggccgctctgcggctgcccggtgggccctctccatggcgcccgttgccagcgccatcatgatgACTAAAGAACGGGCGCGGGACGCGTTTTCAACctccgtcacttcgcgcagaggccatgatgacgccctttccatttatggcaccttggaactcgtgccttCCCATTCGGGGTACGTTACCgctggcgggtatttaaagcgaccGGCAGCGCGGACGAAGACAGAATTAATTGAAGGgcaacgctcgaactctcatACAGGCACACACAGAGTCCAACAGAGATCGAAGAGCACCTTCGCACGAGCATAgaaaccaaagaacaaggagccccaggctctaggataggcagacattcttgtaactagcatattcgtgagagacattctcagggcatttatagcatccacacaggagtcgggtgttacgcgcagtgcggcccgaacctgtctaaaaatccccgaGCGCATTTACTCTCTtatgcattagatcattccaccccacctgctatcacatttacatccatttatttctccagcaaacatattcagaatcatccccccggccgaatctctaaaaaggggtccctcaggatccctgcgacaggagttaaccctccgacacaaccaaaccatcaagttctaatcatgcgAGGTTTTTCATACCACTTGTAACTGTGAGCATGACCGATTAaccagttttatactctgcagaggttatacactttacccataagttATGATCTCTATTTACCCGCGCTAGCTAGATGCTTACACACTTTTGAAGTCTGCGGCCTAAAAATGCCCCTCTCAGTACATGCATACATGCTAAGATTTCACCGCTGCATGACTACAACTCAATAATGAAAGCTCCCGcttgcgcctttcggatcccagGACATCCCATCCATTCCCCGTTCTTTTGTCTAGTCTACCCTATGGTGAGAGTAAAGTAAATTAATTGGCTATGTctatcccataccaggcttgtgatTATGATATAAACACAGAAAGATTACCCTATAAattggtccttagatttgagcaagactaccgcATTCCCATTCGTACATCCCATACCGGTCTcctcataccacatgctcaaatttCTATGCCATATTgctaaaaaattattccatcatattttattattattgcaTATGACCACTATCAATTTCGTAGAGCAATTATCATGATCAACGTCCCAAAACAAGgataagcatcatctacccttccacaACTAAAACCATGACTAtgacgacaaggatgataaataaaattattagcatgtatATTTGTAAAAcaatttgtttaaaaaattaggataaatatattcaagaacacaacttgacTTAACTCAATTCAGTTAAGTATTCAATGAAGTTCTTCTAGTTCCTCCATAATGTTGGGGTTTACTCGTGAACATAAGCAAAAAAGGCACACActaataaacaccaagatccacaAATAACCAAATAGCACACAACAAAAATCACACACAAGATCACGCATTTCCGGAGAACTCGACAAAAGAACTTCCTAAAGATTAGAACATAACCTAAAAAGTGTAACTATAAATGAAATTATATagctaggatttttctagaattttttcaaAGTCATCTatgtttttctaaaattttctagaatttattttaattacaaaattatataaaaacattaaaaaaatattattaaacactgttaaaactaattttagattttatccTATGTTCATAATTATCTTTATACTGGAAAGCATTATTAAAAACCTAGAAACACATTAAACttaattaataaaaatttatttatgaaagaaaagattattaaaatatatcattatatTATCCAATTTTTACCAACTAATTATAGATTTTATCTTTATTAAACTAATACAGAAAGCATTTACTAG of Phragmites australis chromosome 3, lpPhrAust1.1, whole genome shotgun sequence contains these proteins:
- the LOC133911780 gene encoding uncharacterized protein LOC133911780 — translated: MRRSDSEDRCKRHPEHRLSKGVCPSCLRDRLAHLSASSSAATTTTRASSSATTSPYSSAGSSPPPHHVALSADVSSVHVFGGPTSNGSSFINVAAFSQPLMTTSVKKPAGRQEDAGRESVQGKGEVKKKKKKSGKKKIGRFLSRLVGAEKRRQTGDGELFHSKTMKDKTSSKWVFF